Genomic DNA from Candidatus Methylomirabilota bacterium:
CGCCGCGAACGCCACCGCGAGGAGGTACCGCCGCCACGTCACCACGCTTCCGTGCCCCATGACGTCAGGCCTCGCCGAGGAAGTAGCGGCGCGGGTCGAAGAGCCGGACGAGCCGGAGCTCCTCGAGCGTCGGCGGGGCGATCCGCGCGAGGTCGGGCGCGACGGCGAGCTCCCAGCCGCACGCCTCGCGCGCCGCCCGGACCGCCGCGTCCACGGGCCCGTCCGCGTACACGGCGGTCAGCGCGAGCTCGGCGTGCGGGTCGGCCTTCGCGTACACGCCGAGGTCCGAGACGACCGTGGTGACGCCGCGGCCGGGCGCCGTGACGTACGCGACCTTGTCGACGAAGCGCGTCCGGCTCTGCGCGAGCGTCACCACGACCTCGCGCGCCGAGGACGCGATGTCGTTCGCGCCGCCCGAGCCCGTGATGTAGGTCACGCCCGGAACGAGCGTCGAGTTGATGTTGCCGTGCTTGTCGATCTGGCCCGCGGCGAGCGAGCCGATGCAGCGGTTGTGCCGGCCGCCCATGAAGATCCCCATGACGTGGAAGATGTCGGTCAGCATCTTCGACGACGGGAAGTTCCGGAACGAGAAGACGAACGGCTCGGCCGGGCGCGGCAGGTAGCCGAGCATCCCGGTCTCGGCCATCAGCTCGACGTCCACGCCCTCGGCCTTCAGCTGGTACGCGGAGAGCCACGCGGCCAGGTTCGAGTTGCCGACGCCCGCGAGGTAGCTCCGGTAGCCCTTGGCCCGGACCTTCTCGCTCAGGATCCGCGCCGCCGCGACGACCATCCGCTCCCCGGCGCCCACCCGGTCGTCGGGGCCGAGGTTCGGCGCGAGCATCTCGAGCTCGCTCACCCACGCGTCGCTGTCGGCGCGTCCCTTCACCTCCATCAGGCGCGCGTAGCCGAGCTTCGCGACGTAGGCCGCCTGGTCGGGGACGTCGAGCATCCACTCGCGGATCCACGCCTCCGCG
This window encodes:
- a CDS encoding CoA-transferase is translated as MRPEYAELIQRRLAVPPVEGPDKTATLEAAVRRLIEPGQTIYAGSAHGRPSALVRELVRQWWGRSPGWTLALTGIGSPWTALVVGGLVERLVTTFVGEGYPFPVPQPLIARAILEGRVGVQNWTMLTIPLRLLAGAMGVPFMPTRSLLGSSMEEDNARDGDFLAVDDPFAAPGEPGGGRVGFVRALVPDVALFHAWAADRAGNVLSAAPLNENFYAAMAARRGAIVTVEKIVPTEVIRRHAGFVRLPGQYVAAVVEAPFGAHPAGMYGMGLPELEGYAEDLAFILEARKAFRMRESAEAWIREWMLDVPDQAAYVAKLGYARLMEVKGRADSDAWVSELEMLAPNLGPDDRVGAGERMVVAAARILSEKVRAKGYRSYLAGVGNSNLAAWLSAYQLKAEGVDVELMAETGMLGYLPRPAEPFVFSFRNFPSSKMLTDIFHVMGIFMGGRHNRCIGSLAAGQIDKHGNINSTLVPGVTYITGSGGANDIASSAREVVVTLAQSRTRFVDKVAYVTAPGRGVTTVVSDLGVYAKADPHAELALTAVYADGPVDAAVRAAREACGWELAVAPDLARIAPPTLEELRLVRLFDPRRYFLGEA